Part of the Caulifigura coniformis genome, GGTATCGAGGCCGATGATGCCGATCTTCACCGGGGCGGGCTCATCCGCCGCCATCAGCGGCGCGGCGGCGAACAGGAAGAAGAACAGGGCGGCGGAATGGAGTTTCATCGAGGAGGGCTTGCCTGGCGGGAGGAAGGAAGGTGCGATGCGTGTGGAAGACTACTTCAGGTCGAACCGGAAATCATTCCGGGAGGGATCCTCGCTGACGCTCGCCACGAGTGCACTCTTCCTGGCATTGCCGAACTTCCGGGGAATCACGACCTGCTCGTTGGCGAGGATCTGCTCCTCAGTCATGCTCGGGAATACGGGCCCCTTGAGCCGGATGGCAGTGATGCCCACTTTGTACGGGCCGATCAAGGCGCCCGCGCGTCCCCGGGTCGACAGCTGGAATTGTCCCTGTTCATCAGTGACGCCGATCGACATCGAGGCGCCATCGTCGGAGATGAAGACCACATTGGCCTTGGGGACGATGTCGCCTCGATACAGGACAGTTCCACGGGCTTCCACCAGCACGGGCCCGTTGTCACCACATCCAGTCAGGACGAGCGCGAGGACCACGGAACAGACGCTGCGGAGTGCCGGGGTTTCCATGCGCTTTCCCCGACCGCAGGTCAGCGGCGACACATTCGGTCGATTCATCAGTCAATTCCTCCCGCAGGTGAGGTGAGGGGAAGAGGTCGAGCGATCGAAGTTCCGCGAAGCGGCCTAGAACTCGCCCAGCACCTGTCCGTCGCTGCGGTCGCCGATGTACTGGAACATCTGGTGATTGATGTTCTCGCTGATGAACTTCACGGAGCCGTCCGCCAGGGTGAAATGCGCACCGCCGACGTGACGCGATTTGAAGCCGTAGTTGTATTGCATGGTGTTCTGCCAGGTTCCCGGGTTGCACTGCGGGTCGGCGATTTGACCGGGGGTCGCGAAGTCGCAGGTGGTGAATTCGTTGATGGGGACGATCGTGGAGACGCCGCCGCCGAGCGCGAACAGGTTTCCCCAGGTGTTGATCCACGATCCCTGCTGCCCACTTCCCGAGACGCTGGTTCCGTTCCCCATGCAGCCGGGAAGCGCCTCTCCTGCCATCAGCGTGTTGGTCGTTCCGTCCGTGACGTCGCCGATGCGAATGCTCGCAGCTCCGAACGAGAAAATGCCCGACACCTGGCTGGCGCTCGGGCTCGTTCCGAAGCGGCTTTGCTTCATCGCATAGGAATCGAAATGGTGGCAGATCGTGCGGTCGGTGCTGAACGTCAGCTGGGACCCCATCGAGCCGGTGTAATTCGCCTGGGCGTAGATCCCGAAATGGGATGGGTAGGGATCCGACGGGCAGCGGACGTAGGGCAGGGTGAAATTCCACAGCGTTCGTCCAGGCTCGATCGCCTGGTTCCGCGCATCGATGCTGAAATCGACCTTGTTGTAGAGCGGGGCCTGGTCCATGAACGGCAGGATCCGGACCTGCCAGCCGACGCGTGGAAGCGCGTTGCCCGTGCTTCCGCCGGTCGCCCCGATCGGGAACACGGTGAAGGTGTCGTGATAGTTGTGGATTCCGAGGCCGTACTGCTTGAGGTTGTTGCGGCACTGGGACCGCCGGGCCGCTTCCCGCGCCTGCTGCACTGCGGGCAGCAACAGGGCAATCAACACCGCGATGATCGAGATAACGACCAGGAGCTCAATCAGCGTAAACCCGAACCTGCGTCGGAATCTTTTCGGCATGCCACATCGTCCTTCGAGAGAATGACTGTGGTCTCGACACGACGCCGAGCGCATCGAGTCGATGAAGGTATGAACGTACAGAGCAGTCCTGGCGACCTTTCGCCGGATCCAACACGCCACGCTGTCAGCGACAGCGGCCACCATGGAGAAGAAGCACCTGGTCCACTTCGCGGAGTTCAACCGCGTTGGCACAGCGTCCCGGCAGGGAACAGCCGGCCTGTGATCGGGAAGGTTTCGAGCGCGCCACTTCGTCGTGTCGGGGTCGACCATCGAGTGCGTCTCGACAGCGCCCCGGCATCCGACGATCAACCACGAATATCGCCGCGTCGGCGAATCTGCAAGGTGTTGTTGAAGTAATACTTTTGTCTGAGTCGGATAGCCTGAGGCTATTGTTGGACGCAGAGCGTTCGTGGCCCGATTTGTTGAGCTTGCGAGATTCGTTCAGGTTTCTCGCTGGCCTCCTTCGCAGCCCGGCCTGGAGCTCGCCCTTCGATCGACTTCGCTGCCCCAGGTGGATGGTATGTGATCCACGGGCGTCAGGGGATCGACGCCTTCAACGGCGCGACGGTCGAGTGAGGAGCGATTTAGCCGCCGGACAATGCCTGGAGGAGATGGATCTCCGACTTCGGCTCCACCGCGTCCGACTGGGCTTCCCGATCACCAAGCGGCCGGTCATTCACGAAGATCATCACGTGCTGCCGGACGGCTCCGCGGTCATCGAGAACATAGCTCCGTAGATTCGGTTCACTTTCGAACACGGTTTCGAGAGCGGCGCGGACCGTTGGCGCATCGACATCGACGGTGTCGCACTTCACGTGGCGGCGAAGATGAGCGGTGAAGAAGACGCGGGGCATTGGCGAAGCGGGGACTCGAAGTGAACGAAACCGCGGGAAGGCCGGACGGCGACAGGCTTACCAGGAGATCTCCAGTACAACGCTCGCCTTCCCGTCGGTCAACGCGATCGGCAGCAGCAACTCGGCCTGTTTGCCGGCGCCGCGGAGAAAGGGGGTGACGGCAGACGCCGGATTGATGCGGACCTTCCATTCGCCGTCGATGGAGTATGCGCCTGTCGGAGCATCGGCATCGTCAATCATTCCGCGGGCGACGCGGAGATAGACGTTGTGGACACCCGGTTCACCCGTCACCGTCAGCGTCCTCCGCATCCCCGGCTCGGCCGGCTTGCCGAGGTCAACGGCAGGAACGAATGCGTCCTCCACGGTAACGAACGTGCCGCCCGCCGGGACCGTGTACTTGAAGACCGGCCGCTGCTGATCGTCGAGCCGATAGCCGCGGAAGCGGTATCCGAGGGTTCGCGGCGGCTCGGCAGGCCATGGAGCGTCCTGCGAAGGAAGCACGGCGATCGGCGCGGTCGTTTCCGGATGGATGACGTGATCGCCGAGGGGGCTGATCCGATCGGCCCCGCGGCCGGTCCAGTGACGGGAGGCATCAACGAACTTCCCGTGCCACAGCGCGGCGAGCGACATCTTCTCCGCGTCCCAGGCAAGGTCGGCCTGCTCGGGATATCCAACGGCGATGCCACGCGGAGTGAGTCCATCGAGGAAATTGCGATAGATGATCGGCGACTCTTTTGGAACCAGCTCGATCG contains:
- a CDS encoding DUF1559 domain-containing protein, producing MPKRFRRRFGFTLIELLVVISIIAVLIALLLPAVQQAREAARRSQCRNNLKQYGLGIHNYHDTFTVFPIGATGGSTGNALPRVGWQVRILPFMDQAPLYNKVDFSIDARNQAIEPGRTLWNFTLPYVRCPSDPYPSHFGIYAQANYTGSMGSQLTFSTDRTICHHFDSYAMKQSRFGTSPSASQVSGIFSFGAASIRIGDVTDGTTNTLMAGEALPGCMGNGTSVSGSGQQGSWINTWGNLFALGGGVSTIVPINEFTTCDFATPGQIADPQCNPGTWQNTMQYNYGFKSRHVGGAHFTLADGSVKFISENINHQMFQYIGDRSDGQVLGEF
- a CDS encoding MoaD/ThiS family protein produces the protein MPRVFFTAHLRRHVKCDTVDVDAPTVRAALETVFESEPNLRSYVLDDRGAVRQHVMIFVNDRPLGDREAQSDAVEPKSEIHLLQALSGG